One Platichthys flesus chromosome 14, fPlaFle2.1, whole genome shotgun sequence genomic region harbors:
- the LOC133967973 gene encoding alanine aminotransferase 2-like: MTGLPQTEMSVLQEMSPNLKQMRQLEYAVLARQAIRIREELKQGVRKPYKEVIDVCWGDPHSAGVKPLSFVRQVLAACLYPQLVNSDKLPVDVRQRAQRLLQECSGGSVGSYTATRGIPEIVQRVSEFITRRDGGAPSPSENIYISPGSQWALNNMLKILVNSEASTRTGVLTPVPCHSTTTLSLEGLGAVIVPYYLSERQGWELQVEELKRSLEAAKGVCNPVALYVINPGNPSGHIQSRKSMQEVIRFVSEKRLFLLADEVYQECVYGENSEFVSYKRVLAEMGPPLSDTVELASFHSASKGYMGECGLRGGYVELVNLDPAVMIYIYKIFSKDSCAPVLGQMALDLMVNPPQPGDPSYPLYDEEKQHIRTALVHNVKKARAVLNSLPGFCCQPVEAGIFVFPRIHLPPKAIQKAKEVGLKPDTFYCTRLLEEAGVMVSPGCEYGQEEGTFHIRFCIMTPEDIMEEVLKRLTSFHTQFMEDFS, translated from the exons ATGACTGGTCTTCCACAAACAGAGATGTCCGTGCTGCAGGAGATGAGTCCAAATTTGAAGCAGATGAGGCAGTTGGAGTACGCAGTCCTGGCAAGACAAGCAATCCGGATCAGGGAAGAGCTCAAACAG GGAGTGAGAAAACCATACAAGGAAGTGATAGATGTCTGCTGGGGCGACCCGCACAGCGCAGGAGTCAAACCTCTGTCGTTTGTCCGACAG GTTCTCGCAGCGTGTCTTTACCCTCAGCTTGTGAACAGTGACAAACTGCCTGTGGACGTCAGACAGAGGGCCCAGAGGCTGCTTCAGGAATGCTCTGGAGGGAGTGTAG GTTCCTATACAGCGACAAGAGGGATTCCAGAAATAGTCCAGAGAGTCTCTGAGTTCATAACCAGACGAGATGGTGGGGCTCCGTCCCCCTCTGAAAACATATACATCAGCCCAGGCTCACAGTGGGCGCTCAAT AATATGCTCAAGATCCTGGTGAACAGCGAGGCTTCTACCAGAACCGGCGTTTTGACTCCAGTGCCGTGTCACAGCACAACCACATTGTCCTTAGAGGGACTGGGAGCCGTCATTGTTCCCTATTACCTGAGTGAGCGGCAGGGCTgggagctgcaggtggaggagctgaaacgATCACTGGAGGCTGCCAAGGGAGTGTGTAATCCTGTGGCTCTGTACGTCATCAACCCTGGAAATCCATCAG GTCACATCCAAAGCAGGAAATCCATGCAGGAGGTGATCCGATTTGTTTCAGAGAAGAGACTCTTCCTTCTGGCTGATGAG GTTTATCAGGAATGTGTTTACGGGGAGAACAGTGAGTTTGTCTCCTATAAGAGGGTCCTGGCGGAGATGGGGCCTCCTCTTTCAGACACAGTGGAGCTGGCTTCCTTCCACTCAGCGTCCAAAGGCTACATGGGAGA GTGCGGTCTACGTGGTGGATATGTGGAGCTGGTAAATCTGGACCCTGCTGTTATGATATACATCTACAAGATATTCTCCAAAGACAGCTGTGCACCAGTGCTGGGTCAGATGGCGCTGGATCTGATGGTTAACCCTCCACAACCAGGAGATCCATCATACCCTCTGTATGATGAG GAGAAACAACACATCAGGACCGCGCTGGTTCATAATGTGAAGAAAGCACGTGCGGTTTTAAACAGTCTGCCGGGTTTCTGCTGCCAGCCAGTGGAGGCAGGAATATTTGTTTTCCCCAGAATTCATCTTCCACCTAAAGCCATTCAGAAAGCAAAG GAAGTGGGATTGAAGCCAGACACGTTCTACTGCACCAGGCTCCTAGAGGAGGCTGGTGTGATGGTCAGTCCGGGTTGTGAGTATGGACAAGAGGAAGGCACCTTCCACATCAG ATTTTGCATCATGACGCCTGAGGACATCATGGAGGAGGTACTAAAACGTCTGAcaagcttccacacacagttcATGGAAGATTTCTCTTAA